A single window of Anaerocolumna chitinilytica DNA harbors:
- a CDS encoding chemotaxis protein CheA, with amino-acid sequence MQERFTNEPMLDVYIYETSQFLGQLEQIILECEKERGFSFSSINEIFRIMHTIKGSSAMMMFQNISVLAHTAEDLFYFLREEKPLNTDSSLICDSIFQSIDFIKVEIEKIKNGDGADGNSNEIVETIKSILSELKAANGGQKTLQETTPREEQPKKYYISQDRTNTLMYQYAYKAVIFFEDDCELENIRAFTVLHELKEAAGEIYHEPDNLEDSKECIDKIQKDGFQVFFQSNESYEQIKELLESTLFLKKLELTELEEKEISYGKELAKITEAVSEAAKTPLKESRMTAGPGMISVNVTKLDKLMDLVGEMVIAEAMVTQNTDLRGLELGNFQKAARQLKKITDELQDTVMSIRMVPLGPVFLKMQRIVRDMSRQLNKKITLRIIGEDTEVDKNIIEHISDPLMHLVRNAADHGIEDPEERILKSKDSTGVITLEAKNAGGNVHIIIKDDGKGLSTEDILKKAQNQNLLFKNPADMEEKEIFNLLFLPGFSTKDSISEYSGRGVGMDVVMQNIRGVGGTVSIDGKPGAGTTITLSIPLTLAIIDGMNLRVGNSYYTIPTISIIESLRPQSKDIVIDPEGREMLLIRGQCYPILRLHNYYSVENGITEFTKGIIVIVKQDNRNFCIFADALMGQQQVVVKSLPAYIQKIKKVKGLAGCTLLGDGSISLILDIAGLAEYEESIKLR; translated from the coding sequence ATGCAGGAGAGATTTACAAATGAACCTATGCTTGATGTGTATATTTATGAGACATCACAGTTCCTTGGGCAGCTTGAGCAAATAATACTGGAATGTGAAAAAGAGAGAGGTTTTTCCTTCTCCAGTATAAATGAAATCTTTCGAATAATGCACACAATAAAAGGGTCTTCTGCTATGATGATGTTTCAGAATATATCGGTTCTCGCACATACAGCAGAAGACTTATTTTACTTTTTGAGAGAAGAAAAGCCGCTAAATACGGATAGCTCTTTGATTTGTGATTCGATTTTCCAGAGTATAGACTTCATAAAGGTAGAAATAGAGAAGATAAAAAACGGTGACGGAGCGGATGGAAATTCCAATGAGATTGTAGAAACCATAAAATCCATTCTATCGGAGTTAAAAGCTGCCAATGGAGGGCAGAAGACACTTCAGGAAACTACACCAAGAGAGGAACAACCTAAGAAATATTACATAAGTCAGGATAGAACAAACACTTTAATGTATCAGTATGCCTATAAGGCAGTGATTTTTTTTGAAGATGACTGTGAGCTGGAAAATATCCGAGCCTTTACTGTGCTCCATGAACTAAAGGAAGCAGCAGGTGAAATATATCATGAACCGGATAATTTGGAAGATTCCAAAGAATGTATTGATAAGATACAAAAGGATGGTTTTCAGGTGTTTTTTCAGTCTAATGAATCCTATGAGCAGATAAAGGAACTTTTAGAAAGTACCCTTTTTCTGAAAAAACTGGAACTGACCGAATTGGAAGAGAAGGAAATCTCCTACGGTAAAGAATTGGCGAAGATAACAGAGGCTGTTTCTGAAGCCGCGAAAACTCCTTTGAAGGAAAGCCGTATGACAGCAGGCCCGGGAATGATCAGCGTAAATGTTACTAAGCTGGATAAATTAATGGATTTAGTCGGTGAAATGGTAATAGCAGAGGCTATGGTGACCCAGAATACGGATTTGAGGGGACTGGAGCTTGGAAACTTTCAAAAAGCAGCCCGTCAGCTAAAAAAGATAACAGATGAACTCCAGGATACGGTTATGTCCATTCGTATGGTCCCGTTAGGTCCGGTTTTCCTGAAAATGCAGAGAATTGTCAGGGATATGAGCAGACAATTAAATAAAAAAATAACTCTTAGAATAATCGGTGAAGATACCGAGGTTGATAAGAACATTATTGAGCATATTTCAGATCCCCTGATGCATCTTGTAAGAAATGCTGCGGACCATGGAATAGAAGACCCGGAGGAGCGGATTTTAAAGAGTAAGGATTCAACCGGTGTAATCACTCTGGAAGCTAAAAATGCCGGTGGTAATGTTCATATTATTATTAAAGATGACGGAAAAGGCTTAAGTACGGAAGATATCTTAAAAAAAGCACAGAATCAGAATCTATTGTTTAAAAATCCAGCAGATATGGAGGAAAAGGAAATATTCAATCTGCTTTTCCTGCCGGGGTTTTCAACAAAAGACTCCATTTCCGAGTATTCAGGCCGAGGAGTTGGGATGGATGTGGTAATGCAGAACATCCGTGGTGTAGGCGGAACAGTCAGCATAGACGGTAAGCCGGGAGCAGGAACAACCATTACTTTAAGCATACCTTTAACATTGGCTATTATTGACGGCATGAATCTTAGAGTCGGGAATTCCTATTATACGATACCAACCATTTCGATTATAGAATCCTTAAGACCTCAGAGCAAAGATATCGTGATTGACCCCGAAGGCAGAGAAATGCTGTTGATAAGAGGGCAATGTTATCCTATCTTGAGGCTGCACAATTACTATTCTGTTGAAAATGGTATAACAGAATTTACAAAAGGTATCATCGTAATTGTAAAGCAGGATAACCGTAATTTTTGCATCTTTGCAGATGCACTGATGGGGCAGCAGCAGGTAGTAGTAAAATCCCTGCCAGCTTATATACAGAAAATAAAAAAGGTAAAGGGTTTGGCGGGTTGTACCTTACTTGGAGACGGAAGCATTAGCCTCATACTTGATATAGCAGGGCTGGCAGAATACGAAGAATCAATTAAATTGAGGTGA